Below is a genomic region from Salvelinus namaycush isolate Seneca unplaced genomic scaffold, SaNama_1.0 Scaffold813, whole genome shotgun sequence.
GCCCAACCTAGCCGAGCCCAACCTAGCCTAGCCCAACCTAGCCTACCCCAACCTAGCCTACCCCAACCTAGCCTACCCCAACCTAGCCTAGCCCAACCTAGCCTAGCCCAACCTAGCCTACCCCAACCTAGCCGAGCCCAACCTAGCCGAGCCCAACCTAGCCTACCCCAACCTAGCCGAGCCCAACCTAGCCGAGCCCAACCTAGCCGAGCCCAACCTAGCCTAGCCCAACCTAGCCTAGCCCAACCTAGCCTAGCCCAACCTAGCCGAGCCCAACCTAGCCTAGCCCAACCTAGCCTAGCCCAACCTAGCCGAGCCCAACCTAGCCCAACCTAGCCGAGCCCAACCTAGCCGAGCCCAACCTAGCCGAGCCCAACCTAGCCTAGCCCAACCTAGCCGGGCCCAACCTAGCCGAGCCCAACCTAGCCGAGCCCAACCTAGCCGAGCCCAACCTAGCCGAGCCCAACCTAGCCTAGCCCAACCTAGCCTAGCCCAACCTAGCCGAGCCCAACCTAGCCGAGCCCAACCTAGCCGAGCCCAACCTAGCCGAGCCCAACCTAGCCGAGCCCAACCTAGCCTAGCCCAACCTAGCCTAACCTAGCTTACCAATTCACCATAGGTCCTTTTCAGCCGCAACTATCGGAGCAGCACAGCTTGGGTCgggcatattgtgtgtgtgtgtgtgtgtgtgtgtgtgtgtgtgtgtgtgtgtgtgtgtgtgtgtgtgtgtgtgtgtgtgtgtgtgtgtgtgtgtgtgtgtgtgtgtgtgtgtgtgtgtgtgtgtgtgtgtgtgtgtccgtggttGAGAGGTGTTCCCCCTCTGGAAAGAGCATGTTACTGGGTTACAGGCAGGTTATAGAATAGCAACCTGTAACCCAGTACCATGCTCATTTCAGATGGGGAATACCTCTCaaccatggacacacacacacacacacacacacacacacagacactggccTGCTGGATGTTTATCAATTTTCTATCATCTTTCCGAGGTTTCCACCGTATCCACTAGGATATTTAAAGTCCAGTTGACCATTTCTGTTGTTCGCTGTAAACAtatggacaataaagttgtattgttgTGATATGCTGCTTTAAGTCAAATCAGAGGTGGTCAGTTGTCACTTTATATTATCAGATATCTCTACCTGCATGGTGTTCGTTTAGTGGCAGTCGTTTAACACGCCTTCTCGTGTACAATTATTTGATTAGAGAAGATGTTGTCGGTTGGGGACATTCAATAGAAGTAATATCCGAGGGGGGGAGGGGCTAGGCGTGGGTTGTTTCTTTCCTGTTGAGTAGGATGATAGATAAGTATAAGACCCTCTTGGAAGAAGAATGCGATCACATTGGGGGGGAAAAAATAACTCATTGTGTTGCCCTGCGCCGCTCGAACCTGTCAGAGACGCTCTCCAAAATGAAGCAGCATCTTATCCTACCCATTTTTCTGGCATCCTTTTTAAAAATCTGCACCGGTGCAGGTGAGTCGATTTTAATTGATTGTATTCTGAACTTGGAAGGAAAGCTGTAATCTCTGTATAAACTATTACATTCgttcaataaatcagatttgtGAATCTATTTTTCATAAATAAggggaaacattttttttttttgataagTAGGAATTTACTTATTgtatagttaaaaaaaaaagactaggtctataaatatatatgtaaaaATAATTTGTAGCCTAACTTATCCAATGTAAGTAAACAGGCGACAACGTACTAATTTCCTACCATTCAAAGCTTTGAGGTTAAATAATAGTGTCCTGGCTACATATTAATAAAGATCACATCAGCTTAGTGAGATCACATTACATCCTCTGATCATCCTATGAGTAGCCTATTTATTCATGATGTACCTGATCATTGTTCCCCTTTGAAAGACAGACTACTGTTTTACATTTATATTGTTGATGTTGTAATTAagggtttacattttttttttaattaaacgaCAACAAATATATTTATATCGTATTTGATCAGCTTTCAAGCATAGGTTTATTCAAATATTACAAGTAGACCAATAACACATTAAAAACAACTGGTTGAAGTCAGTTTTAGCTGTTATATTTTTGGTATAAATTCTTTGAAGTTGAAATTACCTTTCATTTGGAAAGGTCCTGTTTGGCTTTAAAAAATCCAGTGTCCGCGAGCcgcctcttagatatcatccaaTGTTATATTTGAGCATCTATGAAATTGAAAACACTTCTCAGGCTAACttgatataaataaataaaaacgtaTTCGGGTACTTACTACCTTATGATCACAACTAGCCTCAAACATGAGAGATGCTTCCGTCCCGCGCCGCATATCATCACCCCAAACGCGCGCGTAAATGCTATTCAACACCTGCCATCATAGAGATTTCCCACGCATTGCTGGCAGGCAGATCTACAGTTCTCCTTCCCCTCACCAGGAAAGCACTGTGGCACAGTAAAGTTCAAAGACATACAGTGAAACTAAAGTGTCGCTGTCTGTCAACAAATCAATGTGCCAAAGGTGTCGGTTTTTAGGTGTTAACATGATGACCGGTAGATTATGCTGGGCAACTATTAAAAGAAAACGAACAGAGAAGCCCATCATATCGTTTTCAGAATCGGCTTTTGAAAACAGCTCCGTTATATCACGCAATCCCCATTCATTCTTCCACGTGCACCTGCACCCAATACGGAGTTCAGCACGAGCCAATGAGAGAGACTTGCGTGCTTGCCGCAACGAGACGCAGCACGAGCTCCAACAACAAGCTGCGGAGAAACGGTAAATCTCTACAAACGTTTTCGGGGAAAAACACACGAGAACTCAGATCTCATACAGGTAGGTCTAGCGGTTTAATTGACAAAAAATACATTATCTGTTGGCTTTCCCCAGTCCTGAAATGGGTAACGCGCTCACGAACTATAGGCTGCATTAGGCTGCCTGCTCTGCGGATGTCGAGAACAGCGTGCTGTCCCCACTGAGAACGAAATTGGATACCATACTATTTGGATGAAGATAGCAGCCACAAAAGTAAATGATAACATCATGCTACGTTGCTTTTGCATCTGATAAGAAGATGCCTTTGACCTTGAGCTTTCACTATTTGAGTCCACACAAAAATCCCCATATGCCAATATAgctacatcacattatataaaaaatattttctcaAGTGGGAAAATGCAGATGGTTGAACTGGTTGGTTTAAACACTCGTGCACCGTCTGCTCCTGCTCTTTGGGGCTCACGAGTGGCGTAGctgctaaggcactgcatctcagtgctagaggagtcattacagacaccctggttcgaatccaggctgtatcacaaccgaccgtgattgggagtcccatagggcggcgcacaattggcccagcgtcgtccgggtttggccgctgtaggccgtcattgtaaataagaatgggTTCTTAACTGACCAATAAAAATTATAGGGGGAATTGTTCCCTTTGCATCCCAAAAGACACACTGACCTCATGCCAACCACCATAGTCCCATTTGCTATATCATCTGTAAATCGTTGATTATTATGGTTATTTCATATCTCCTTGTaattcagcctggtctcatagactagacgtaacatagtaaatgtaaaactGAGATgttcaaattagtatgatatgtagGGTGGTTTGTCGGGGTAGGTGTATAACACAAACATCTAGCAACGAGTTCGAATCTCATAACAAACAACGTTATCAGTTTAGATagttagcaacttttcaactacttactaccttttagctactttgccactacttagcatgttagctaacccttcccctaaccttaaccctttaacctaacacatactgtaaacttaatcctaaccttaacccctagcctagctaatatTAGCCAGCTAGTTAATGTTAGCTAACCTAccccacctagctagaattcataacatatcacaCGTTTTgtaaatttgtaacatattgtacgtttgcaaattcgtaacatattgtacattttacgAATTCGTAAtatataatacgaattgtaatttgtaacaaataatacgaattgtaatttgtaacataccgtatgaaatgggtgatgaatacataccatacaaaacataacatatcatacaaaatggagtGTGGcagaaatgaatacataccatacaaaacataacatatcatacaaaatggagtGTGGcagaaatgaatacataccatacaaaacataacatatcatacaaaatggagtgtggcagatttacgtacagaataatacaaaatgctctgagaccaggttgtgtaATTAAGTCTATATCTAGTCTAGAGTAAGTTCCCTATAcaacctataggcctacagaTCGAGATACGTGTGGAGAGCACCATGACACATCTCAGATCTCGCTCTCGCTGTCTTTGTTTAACACGTCCTAATATCCTAACGATGTCTGCAAATGTGCAGACAgacttatttattttttctttcgtTGCCTTTTGTTTCTCTTTGACAGTTTCCTATTTCTTGGCTGCTCAAAACCTTGCTTCCCTGGGAGTGCGCACTCAGCTCAACACCATTTAAGAACCCATTGTTCAATGTTACTTTGCCCTGCATTGGTATAAAGATCAAAGTAGCGTCGAGGTCTGCCTATCAGCAGATCAGCTATTGGTCACACAGGAATTGTGAGCACGGAAATCTGATTAGATGCCAATTAACAGAAGCAGGCTTTGTTTTGTAGGATAATTGATTGACATTAAGGACTGTGTACGTTTTTAAAATGCGTTCATAAAAGACTTAGTACACCCCATACCTATTTCTCTGAGGAAATCAGTATACAAATGCCATTTAAAATACACTATTCCACTCCTGCATGGTTTACAAATGCCTTTTAAAATGCACTATTCCACTCATGCATGGTTTACAAATGCCAAATGCCTTTTAAAATACACTATTCCACTCATGCATGGTTTACAAATGCCATTTAAAATACACTATTCCACTCATGAATGGTTTTACAAATGCCTTTTAAAATACACTATTCCACTCATGAATGGTTTTACAAATGCCTTTTAAAATACACTATTCCACTCATGAATGGTTTTACAAATGCCATTTAAAATACACTATTCCACTCATGAATGGTTTTACAAATGCCTTTTAAAATACACTATTCCACTCATGAATGGTTTTACAAATGCCTTTTAAAATACACTATTCCACTCATGAATGGTTTTACAAATGCCATTTAAAATACACTATTCCACTCATGAATGGTTTTACAAATGCCTTTTAAAATACACTATTCCACTCATGCATGGTTTTACAAATGCCTTTTAAAATACACTATTCCACTCATGAATGGTTTTACAAATGCCTTTTAAAATACACTATTCCACTCATGAATGGTTTTACAAATGCCTTTTAAAATACACTATTCCACTCATGAATGGTTTTACAAATGCCTTTTAAAATACACTATTCCACTCATGCATGGTTTACAAATGCCATTAGAGgatatttaacttttttttttgttggaCAATAGTGAAAGATAACGGTTCTGATGGTGCTGCTAGTGCACTTGGTAACGGACATGAAGTCATCTAGGAAGTTTAACTCCTAGAACTAATTCTACAGGTGGAAGTTGGGGTGGGATTATGTAGGCCAGGGTAGAAGGGGAGGCTACTTGGCCAATGAAGGCATTAGCCAATAGGCGTTGGTGTATGACTTAGCCCACACATTGAAAGACTTTTCAACTTGCAAACCCTGGTCCGACTCCAGGCATACGTGACATAAGCGGTCGCTTAGGGCCCCCGGCAACtattttaggaactcagtcggggtcttaACTTACTATTGAGAGTAAGAATAATACAATACACCAGGTGTAATTTAGAAGTGTATCTATTGTTACGTCACTCACTAACAGTCAATCAATTAGCCATGTTAGCTAACAATGTTTAGATTGGTAGTTAGCCTAGTCAGCTAAGAATGTTTAGATCGGTAGTTAGCCTAGTCAGCTAACAATGTTTAGATTGGTAGTTAGCCTAGTCAGCTAACAATGTTTAGATCGGTAGTTAGCCTAGTCAGCTAACAATGTTTAGATTGGTAGTTAGCCTAGTCAGCTAACAATGTTTAGATTGGTAGTTAGCCTAGTCAGCTAACAATGTTTAGATTGGTAGTTAGCCTAGTCAGCTAACAATGTTTAGATCGGTAGTTAGCCTAGTCAGCTAACAATGTTTAGATTGGTAGTTAGCCTAGTCAGCTAACAATGTTTAGATCGGTAGTTAGCCTAGTCAGCTAACAATGTTTAGATTGGTAGTTAGCCTAGTCAGCTAACAATGTTTAGATTGGTAGTTAGCCTAGTCAGCTAACAATGTTTAGATTGGTAGTTAGCCTAGTtagtctagctagctatctggacttgtagtaatcatggccgaatactgACCGGGCTCACAGGGTAAGTGCCCAGGGCCCTGACCTCCATGGGGCCTCTATTGATTgtgttagtcattctcactcagatatcatattaacatggcataagtcatggcaaaatgtgtagaattgcaacaaATGAGCTTTAAAACGGCAAAAATATATcaccaccccatggcaaaatggatagaatttcaggaaattagctgtaaaactgcaacaacaaaaaaattctctgcctcatggcaaaattagtagaattgtctgaaatgtgttataaaattACAGCATTTTGTTTGCACgcaattgcaaaatgtgtagaattgcaggaaaataaccttaaaatacacatttgatttgcaattctatacattttgccatggtgttGTAAAGAAAATGCTAGTTTTAAAGCGAGTTTTATGCAATTGTAGACATTTTGCAATTGCGTGCAAACTAAATGCTGcaattttataacacatttcaGACAATTCTGCCACTGAAATCTTCTACTGCAaagggtgtgtggggggggggggggcaaaccaAATTTAGTTTAGGGACATTTTTTAGTACTATTCTCATATCAGAGCACCTGTGGTTGTTTTGGAGTACCAAAAGTGCTCCTGCTCATTTTTTCTTCCTCcctgtatggtgctgtctcttTTGTTTGATCAGCTTGAaggttatttatttattgaaaaCAATATATTAATAATGGCACCATATGGGTACACTCTGTGGCCTTCCAAGTCTAAACCCCCTGCAGAGTTTATTTGGgctttttgaaaatgtatttatagCCGTGATCACACCAGTACAGAAGGAAATGTATTTATAGCCGTGATCACACCAGTACAGAAGGAAATGTGCTTACCAACCAACGGTGGCAAAGAAAGAAACCAGGAATTTGTACCCAATTCACAGCACTTCCTTCAGCTCCGGGAGGACAAACTCTTCCAGTCCAGTACTAATAACAATTTATATTCAGTTTTTTTCATTTTCCATAAATATTCGATCTGCGAGACAGCAGTAGATATTTGTCTCAGAGCAAGAGCTAGATGGAAACATGCAAGTCCATTGTGAAATATTAATAAACTTTCAAAACAAGCGTGAAAAGTTGTCCTTTGATgttaaatattgttttttttgtgtgtatttatTCTAATAGCACGTAAACTTGTTAGTGTGCCTTTGTGTACTTGAACAATAGAAAACACAATTCCTGTGTATTAGGGCCATTTGTATGACCGGCAATAACAGTTGACTTTCAGCAAAACTTGAACAATTCATTGTTTGCGGAAAAGCGAAAATAAACGAACTATTGATAATCGGCAGATTTGATAAATATCTTTGAAATCTTGCGGATGCGGTTTCTGGTCATTCTCCAGAATAACTGCTGTTTGTAACATccatcttcctccctcctctgagTTCTCAAAATAGACTGCAGTGCAGAATGTTGTTAACTGTGAGGGTTAACAATATGATGAGTGTATAAACATTGTTTACGCAAGTGATAACTGCCTCTGTCCAGAAAGAGATGTATAAATGGAGTGTGTGGGGCCATAGAATTAGAATATATTGGGCCATAAAATTAGAATGTATGGGGCCGTCATAGGATTAGAATGTATGGGGCagccatagaattagaatgtatGGGGCCGTCATAGGATTAGAATGTATGGGGCagccatagaattagaatgtatGGGGCCGTCATAGGATTAGAATGTATGGGGCCGCCATAGGATTAGAATGTTTGGGGCCATAGGATTAGAATGTATGGGGCAGCCATAGTATTAGAATGTATGGGGCCGCCATAGGATTAGAATGTATGGGGCCGCCATAGGATTAGAATGTATGGGGCCGTCATAGGATTAGAATGTATGGGGCCGTCATAGGATTAGAATGTATGGGGCCATAGGATTAGAATGTATGGGGCCATAGGATTAGAATGTATGGGGCAGGCATAGTATTAGAATGTATGGGGCAGGCATAGTATTAGACTGTATGGGGCCGCCATAGGATTAGAATGTATGGGGCCGCCATAGGATTAGAATGTATGGGGCCGCCATAGGATTAGAATGTATGGGGCCGTCATAGGATTAGAATGTATGGGGCCATAGGATTAGAATGTATGGGGCCATAGGATTAGAATGTATGGGGCAGCCATAGTATTAGAATGTATGGGGCCATAGGATTAGAATGTATGGGGCAGCCATAGTATTAGAATGTATGGGGCCGCCATAGGATTAGAATGTATGGGGCCGCCATAGCATTAGAATGTATGGGACCGCCATAGGATTAGAATGTATGGGACCGCCATAGGATTAGAATGTATGGGGCCGCCATAGGATTAGAATGTATGGGGCCGCCATAGGATTAGAATGTATGGGGCCGCCATAGCATTAGAATGTATGGGGCCGCCATAGGATTAGAATGTATGGGGCCACCATAGGATTAGAATGTATGGGGCCGTCATAGGATTAGAATGTATGGAGCAGCCATAGTATTAGAATGTATGGGGCAGCCATAGTATTAGAATGTATGGGGCAGCCATAGGATTAGAATGTATGGGGCAGCCATAGTATTAGAATGTATGGGGCAGCCATAGCATTAGAATGTATGGGGCAGCCATAGGATTAGAATGTATGGGGCTGCCATAGGATTAGAATGTATTCTGATCATGTATGGCTTACTGATATTTGTCATGTTGTTTCAGATTGGTGCTACCAGTCCCAAAATACCTGTGACACCCCTTGTAATGGTGAGTTTGAAACACAGTAATGAACAAGAAATGTAATGTTAAATCTGTCCACACAACACAGTGATGAAACAAGAAATGTCATGTTAAATCTGTCCACACAACACAGTGATGAAACAAGAAATGTCATGTTAAATCTGTCCACACAACACAGTGATGAAACAAGAAATGTCATGTTAAATCTGTCCACACAACACAGTGATGAAACAAGAAATGTCATGTTAAATCTGTCCACACAACACAGTGATGAAACAAGAAATGTCATGTTAAATCTGTCCACACAACACAGTGATGAAACAAGAAATGTCATGTTAAATCTGTCCACACAACACAGTGATGAAACAAGAAATGTCATGTTAAATCTGTCCACACAACACAGTGATGAAACAAGAAATGTCATGTTAAATCTGTCCACACAACACAGTGATGAAACAAGAAATGTCATGTTAAATCTGTCCACACAACACAGTGATGACACTGACTGCATCCTTTAGTTCATGTTTGTCATGTCACAAGTTCAAGTTATTTAAGCAGGGACATGACAGTTATAGCAATAAATCCACTTCCTTTCCCACCTGTCCATCCGTCCAaacctgtccctccctccctccctccctccctccctccctccctccctccctccctccctcccaatgAAACACTTACCCACTCCTCAAAAACAGTTTTACTCAGACAGATATAATGAACTAGAACATTCCTGGTGTGTGTCTTGCTGTCACCAGGATGATGTGTATTTTTATCCTCACTGTTCTACAGGACCAGAGAAGTGGGAACATGTCAACAGAGTCTGTGCTGGCGAGAACCAATCCCCCATCAACATCGTCCACAGGAAGACCGTACCAGACAAGCGCCTCACACCTTTCCAATTCAAACAGTACCAGGATTCCTTCCAAGGCTCGATCAAAAACAATGGACACTCTGGTATGTTTCATTAATGCCCGATCAAAAACAATGGACACTCTGGTATGTTTCATTAATGCCCGATCAAAAACAATGGACACTCTGGTATGTTTCATTAAGGCCCGATCAAAAACAATGGACACTCTGGTATGTTTCATTAATGCCCGATCAAAAACAATGGACACTCTGGTATGTTTCATTAAGGCCCGATCAAAAACAATGGACACTCTGGTATGTTTCATTAAGGCCCCTGAACAGTCTTTCCTCATGCCTACCTAAACTTTATCTAAATTATGTGAAGATGCTTTTATTTATTGAAATTGTTTACAttcaaagacaaaacatgttGTTGTTGATCCCAATAACCCACCACTTCCCTCCCAGAAGCATGTCGTTTCCTAGCAACAAACATCTAGAAAGATCTATATAACATCTATATTTTTGTCAATCTAATTTCCACTGTGTTATCCCCTCCAGTTCAGGTGAGCGTGCCTCACGATGCCTATGTGATTGGTGGAGACCTGGAGATGCCCTATAAGGCGGTGCAGTTCCACCTGCACTGGGGCAAGAAAGGAGGGCCGGGGTCAGAACACACCATCGACGGAGAGCAGTACCCCATGGAGGTAATGTTATGTAGGACAGCcgctgtctgacacacacacacacacacacacacacacacacacacacacacacacacacacacacacacacacacacacacacacactgacactgacactgacactgagcggcataggcaagatgcaatatactgtgttttataccatcaatcaagtttattttatatagcccttcgtacatcagctaatatctcgaagtgctgtacagaaacccagcctaaaaccccaaacagcaagcaatgcaggtgtagaagcacggtggctaggaaaaactccctagaaaggccaaaacctaggaagaaacctagagaggaaccaggctatgaggggtggccagtcctcttctggctgtgccgggtggagattataacagaacatggccaagatgttcaaaatgttcataaatgacaagcatggtcaaataataatcaggagtaaatgtcagttggcttttcatagccgataattaagagttgaaaacagcaggtctgggacaggtaggggttccataaccgcaggcagaacagttgaaactgggacagcagcaaggccaggtggactggggacagcaaggagtcatcatgcccggtagtcctgacgtatggtcctagggctcagttcctccgagagagagaaagaaagagagaaggagagaattagagagagccaatatgttcaaaatgttcataaatgacaagcatggtcaaataataatcaggaataaatgtcagttggcttttcatagccgatcattaagagttgaaaacagcaggtctgggacaggtaggggttccatagctgcaggcagaacagttgaaactgggacagcagcaaggccaggtggactggggacagcaaggagtcatcatgcccagtagtcctgacgtatggtcctagggctcaggtcctccgagagagagaaagaaagagagaaggagagaattagagagagcatacttaaattcacacaggacactggataagacaggagaagtactccagatataaccaactggccctagccccccgacacaaactactgcagcataaatactggaggctgagataggaggggtcaggagacactgtggccccatccgatgatacccccggacagggccaaacaggaaggatataaccccacccactttgccaaagcacagcccccgcaccactagagggatatcttcagccaccaacttacaatcctgagacaaggccgagtatagcccacaaagatctccaccacagcacaaaccaaggggggcgccaacccagacaggaagatcacgtcagtaactcaacccactcaagtgacgcacccctcctagggacggcatgaaagagcaccagtaagccagtgactcagcccctgtaatagggttagaggtagagaatcccagtggaggggaaccggccaggcagagacagcaagggcggttcgttgctccagagcctttccgttcaccttcacactcctgggccagactacactcaatcatatgacctactgaagagataagtcttcagtaaagacttaaaggttgagaccgagtctgcgtatctcacatgggtaggcagaccattccataaaaatggagatctataggagaaagccctgcctccagctgtttgcttagaaattctagggacaattaggaggcctgcgtcttgtgaccgtagcgtacgtgtaggtatgtacggcaggaccaactcggaaagataggtaggagcaagcccatgtaatgctttataggttaacagtaaaaccttgaaatcagcccttgccttaacaggaagccagtgtagggaagctagcactggagtaatatgatcaaatttcttggttctagtcaggattctagcagccgtatttagcactaactgaagtttatttagtgctttatccgggtagccggaaagtagagcattgcagtagtctagcctagaagtaacaaatgcatggattaatttttctgcatcatttttggacagaaaatttctgatttttgcaatgttacgtagatggaaaaaagctgtccttgaaacagtcttgatatgttcgtcaaaagagagatcagggtcaagagtaacgccgaggtccttcacagttttatttgagacgactttacaaccatcaagattaattgtcagatttaacagaagatctctttgtttcttgggacctagaacaagcatctctgttttgtccgagtttaaaagtagaaagttttcagccatccacttccttatgtctgaaacacaggcttctagcgagggcaatttattgcatctattgcatcttgcctatgccgctctgtcattactcatccatatatttatatgtttatattcttattccattccttacttagatttgtgtctaTTAGgaagttgttgtggaattgttagattacatgttagatattgctgcgttgtcggaactagaagcacaagcatttcactacactcgcaataacatctgctaaccgtgtgtgtgtgtgtgaccaataaagtttgattttgacGCACACGAACacacttttttaaatgttttgtttctTGAAATGTTCTTATCAGTGTCAATCCATAACAGAGGATCACAGTCCAATTGAAAATGAGCTGAAACGGAGTCCAGAGGAAGGTTTTTAAAATGCTACAAAGTCTCATAGTGATGCTAAGGACTTTCTATTTGCTTTTCTACAGCTGCATATTGTTCACATGAAACAGCAGCACTCAAACTTGGGAGATGCCTTGAAAGATCCATCCGGAGTTGCAGTCCTGGGATTTTTCTACGAGGTTAACGTTTCAATATGTTTGAATGGTTTTTGCCATATAGCAAGTCAGTCTTTTGACT
It encodes:
- the LOC120042928 gene encoding carbonic anhydrase 4-like isoform X1; this translates as MIDKYKTLLEEECDHIGGEKITHCVALRRSNLSETLSKMKQHLILPIFLASFLKICTGADWCYQSQNTCDTPCNGPEKWEHVNRVCAGENQSPINIVHRKTVPDKRLTPFQFKQYQDSFQGSIKNNGHSVQVSVPHDAYVIGGDLEMPYKAVQFHLHWGKKGGPGSEHTIDGEQYPMELHIVHMKQQHSNLGDALKDPSGVAVLGFFYEESLSENRKYDPIVKALQSIRTTHAQATLSAVSLEQLIPPQQNLTNYYRYKGSLTTPNCTESVVWTVFEKPIPLSKNQLLKFSELQFKDGKDMVDTFRPVQPLNRRVVYRSGGAVVLASVALLVASVAMATGLSQPN
- the LOC120042928 gene encoding carbonic anhydrase 4-like isoform X2; protein product: MRETCVLAATRRSTSSNNKLRRNGKSLQTFSGKNTRELRSHTDWCYQSQNTCDTPCNGPEKWEHVNRVCAGENQSPINIVHRKTVPDKRLTPFQFKQYQDSFQGSIKNNGHSVQVSVPHDAYVIGGDLEMPYKAVQFHLHWGKKGGPGSEHTIDGEQYPMELHIVHMKQQHSNLGDALKDPSGVAVLGFFYEESLSENRKYDPIVKALQSIRTTHAQATLSAVSLEQLIPPQQNLTNYYRYKGSLTTPNCTESVVWTVFEKPIPLSKNQLLKFSELQFKDGKDMVDTFRPVQPLNRRVVYRSGGAVVLASVALLVASVAMATGLSQPN